The following DNA comes from Candidatus Acidiferrales bacterium.
AAAATGATCACCGGGATGGAACACTTCCGCTTCCGCAGGTCGCGAAGCAGGTGAAGGGCGTCGCTGCCCGGAAGGCAGAGGTCGGAGATCATGAGATCCACCGGTTCTCTTTCCAGTTGAGCGAGCGCCTCCGCCGTACTGGCTGCCGTCCGCACCTGATAGCCGTTTTGAGCGAGGACTCGTTCCAGGGCGTGGAGAAAGACAGGGTCATCGTCAACGGCCAGAACCCTCGCCGTACCGTTTCGTTGCGCAAGTTCTTTTGCCATGACTCCACTACTCGGGCGCATGATTCCCCGTTGGTAGGTGCAACGCCAGTGCCGGGACCAGCCACCCCGTGCTCTTGCCAACCTGCTGAGCAAAAGGCGGTTAGCGATACCCGCCCGCCGAATATTAGTTCCAGCAGACATTTTGTCCGACCCTATCCAGCATTCCGACCCCGCCCGACAATTTGTGCGCGACTGCCTCCGCCGGCAGCGCAGGCTGGCCGGGGCGAACGCCTACGTTACCTCGCGTTCGCTTTTCAAATGCCGCGAGATCGTTCGCGGGTGAACGCTCAACAGCCGCGCCGCTTCGCCCCGATCATTGCGGGTGTATTCGAGCAGCGCCTGCATGGCCAGGTCCTCTACCTGGCGCATGGAGGTCCCCACCGGGAAGCTAAGCGTCACGATCGGGTTCGGCCCGGCGTTGGTCGCCACCGTTTGGAAGCGCGCCGGATTGAGCGCTTCCGGCAGCACTCGCGGCTCAATCACGCTGCCCTCGGCAAGCACCACACCACGCTCCATCACGTTTTCCAGCTCACGCACGTTCCCCGGCCACTCATAGGCCAGCAGGCAGCTCATCGCCGAAGGGGAAATGTCTTGCACCGCCTTGTTGTTCCGGCCGGCATAGATTTTCAGGAAATGGTAGGCGAGCACCGGGATCTCGTCTTTGCGGAAGCGCAGCGGCGGCAACTTGATGGTGATGACGTTCAGGCGATAGTAGAGATCTTCTCGGAAAGCGCGGTCGCGAATGGCTTGCTCGAGGCTGCGGTTGGTGGCGGCGATAATCCGAACGTCGGAATAGAGGGTTTCCCGGCCGCCCAGCCGCTCGTATTTGCCGTCCTGGAGCACTCGCAGCAGTTTCACCTGCGAGGTGAGCGGAATGTCGGATACTTCGTCAAGAAAAAGAGTGCCGCTGTTGGCCAGGTCGAGCCGGCCCGGCTTGCGCCCCACCGCCCCGGTGAAGGCGCCGCGCTCATAGCCGAACAGTTCGGCTTCGAGCAGCGTTTCCGGCAGAGCAGCGCACGCCACCTTGATGAGCGGTCGGTGAGCCCGCGTGCTGGCGGCGTGGATCGCTTCAGCGGCAATCTCCTTTCCGGTACCGCTTTCGCCTTCGACGATCACCGGGGCAGAGCTGGGGGCGACCTGCTCGATAAGCTTTTTCACCTGCACCATGGCCGGACTGGATCCGACCAGGATGCGGTTGATGGTTTGCTGGCTTAGCTGCGCGCGCAGTTGCTGGTTTTCGCGGCGCAGGGCAATCTTTTCCATT
Coding sequences within:
- a CDS encoding response regulator translates to MAKELAQRNGTARVLAVDDDPVFLHALERVLAQNGYQVRTAASTAEALAQLEREPVDLMISDLCLPGSDALHLLRDLRKRKCSIPVII
- a CDS encoding sigma-54 dependent transcriptional regulator translates to MTAQEVLEANREAAAARPDPVGARGETSGFRVLVADDDHALRTSLERVLIQAGYAVGGAESGRQALELLRQTSFEVAVVDLVLPDMEGLELLKEIRLIQPDTEVIVATAYGSIESAVEAMRWGAYDYLTKPFQTAELLTTVGKAMEKIALRRENQQLRAQLSQQTINRILVGSSPAMVQVKKLIEQVAPSSAPVIVEGESGTGKEIAAEAIHAASTRAHRPLIKVACAALPETLLEAELFGYERGAFTGAVGRKPGRLDLANSGTLFLDEVSDIPLTSQVKLLRVLQDGKYERLGGRETLYSDVRIIAATNRSLEQAIRDRAFREDLYYRLNVITIKLPPLRFRKDEIPVLAYHFLKIYAGRNNKAVQDISPSAMSCLLAYEWPGNVRELENVMERGVVLAEGSVIEPRVLPEALNPARFQTVATNAGPNPIVTLSFPVGTSMRQVEDLAMQALLEYTRNDRGEAARLLSVHPRTISRHLKSEREVT